From a region of the Lactuca sativa cultivar Salinas chromosome 4, Lsat_Salinas_v11, whole genome shotgun sequence genome:
- the LOC111914654 gene encoding chlorophyll(ide) b reductase NOL, chloroplastic, with translation MAITATATSSIFNFNCSLSPPPSLSCRPILSSLPHHHLRLPLARKFVFSTTLPCEKPFISKPSVCSSSPGKSQPMVPPYNILITGSTKGIGYALAKEFLKAGDNVLICSRSAERVESALQTLRTECGVQHVWGTKCDVRDGNDVKNLVKYAQENLQYIDIWINNAGSNAYSYKPLAEASDEDLIEVVTTNTLGLMICCREAMKMMLNQARGGHIFNIDGAGSDGRPTPRFAAYGATKRSVVHLTKSLQAELRMQEVSNVVVHNLSPGMVTTDLLMSGANTKQAKFFINVLAEPADEVAKYLVPNIRSIPMSGSTRPTYIRFLTGLKAYSQIFTRLAFGARRNRYLVED, from the exons ATGGCGATTACTGCAACTGCTACTTCTTCCATCTTCAACTTCAACTGCTCCCTCTCCCCTCCACCATCACTAAGCTGTCGTCcaattctttcttctcttccccACCACCATCTCCGCCTACCCCTCGCCAGAAAATTCGTTTTTTCCACTACTCTACCCTGCGAAAAACCCTTCATCTCAAAACCTTCGGTGTGCTCCTCGTCCCCTGGAAAATCTCAGCCGATGGTTCCTCCTTACAATATCTTAATCACGGGTTCCACTAAAG GAATAGGTTATGCCTTAGCTAAAGAGTTTCTGAAAGCAGGTGATAATGTCTTAATATGCTCAAGGTCTG CTGAAAGGGTAGAATCTGCTCTTCAAACCTTAAGGACAGAATGTGGGGTCCAGCACGTGTGG GGTACAAAATGTGATGTTCGTGATGGAAATGATGTGAAAAATCTAGTAAAATATGCACAAGAAAACCTCCAATACATAGATATATGG ATTAATAATGCGGGATCAAATGCATATAGCTATAAACCTCTAGCAGAGGCTTCAGATGAGGATCTTAT TGAAGTTGTCACGACAAACACACTTGGTTTAATGATTTGTTGCCGGGAG GCAATGAAAATGATGCTTAATCAAGCAAGAGGAGGACATATATTCAATATTGATGGAGCAGGTTCTGATGGAAGACCAACACCTAGATTTGCTGCATATGGAGCAACTAAACGTAGTGTCGTACATTTGACAAAATCATTACAG GCGGAATTACGTATGCAAGAAGTAAGCAATGTTGTTGTCCATAACTTATCG CCAGGAATGGTTACAACGGATCTTCTAATGTCAGGTGCCAACACAAAGCAG GCGAagttttttataaatgttttagcAGAACCAGCAGATGAG GTTGCCAAGTATCTTGTCCCGAATATTAGATCAATACCAATGAGTGGATCAACAAGGCCAACTTACATTCGTTTTCTTACCGGATTAAAAGCTTACTCCCAAATTTTTACT agaTTGGCTTTTGGAGCTAGAAGAAATAGATACTTGGTTGAAGATTGA